In Phenylobacterium zucineum HLK1, one DNA window encodes the following:
- a CDS encoding chemotaxis protein CheD (catalyzes the conversion of glutamine residues to glutamate on methyl-accepting chemotaxis receptors) → MTTALAPDLDSEAARPLHVVQGEFRVSDDPAVVLTTVLGSCVAACVRDPVVGVGGMNHFLLPGAQDPAATGDAQRFGAYAMELLVNALLARGAQRGRLEAKLFGGARMLEGLTDVGALNGAFARDYLRREGLAHAGGSLGGEQGRRVQYWPVSGRARQILLPKQALAPFERERRAPAPKPLPVAGELELF, encoded by the coding sequence GTGACCACGGCGCTCGCCCCCGACCTGGACAGCGAGGCCGCTCGCCCGCTGCACGTGGTGCAGGGCGAGTTCCGCGTCTCCGACGATCCCGCCGTCGTGCTCACGACGGTGCTGGGATCGTGCGTGGCCGCCTGCGTGCGCGACCCCGTCGTGGGCGTCGGCGGCATGAACCACTTCCTGCTGCCCGGGGCGCAGGACCCGGCCGCGACCGGCGACGCCCAGCGGTTCGGCGCCTACGCCATGGAGCTGCTGGTCAACGCCCTGCTGGCGCGGGGCGCCCAGCGCGGCCGGCTGGAGGCCAAGCTGTTCGGCGGCGCCCGGATGCTGGAGGGGCTGACCGACGTCGGCGCCCTCAACGGCGCCTTCGCCCGGGACTACCTGCGCCGGGAAGGCCTGGCCCACGCCGGCGGCAGCCTGGGCGGCGAGCAGGGTCGGCGGGTCCAGTACTGGCCGGTGTCGGGCCGGGCGCGCCAGATCCTGCTGCCGAAGCAGGCCCTCGCCCCCTTCGAGCGCGAGCGCCGCGCCCCGGCGCCCAAGCCGCTTCCCGTCGCGGGCGAGCTGGAGCTGTTCTGA
- a CDS encoding response regulator, with protein MSLSGKLGADPRLNLAKTVVLIVQNNQVELDLLGQVFIGFGVKAIRKYMSIPEADEVVKRVDFDLIVVDGDMPNGDGFEFVRRIRAEREGRNRLAPILLVAGHTPSSSVLRARDCGASFVVAKPITPKVLFDRMLWLVQDEREFVECDTYVGPDRRHKHFGPPPGMKGRRQGDLSPEVGFPAGPDLAQSEIDALLNPKKAVA; from the coding sequence ATGAGCCTCTCGGGCAAGCTGGGCGCCGACCCGCGCCTGAACCTCGCCAAGACCGTCGTCCTGATCGTGCAGAACAATCAGGTGGAGCTCGACCTGCTGGGCCAGGTCTTCATCGGCTTCGGCGTGAAAGCCATCCGCAAGTACATGTCGATCCCCGAGGCCGATGAGGTGGTCAAGCGGGTCGACTTCGACCTCATCGTGGTCGACGGCGACATGCCCAACGGCGACGGCTTCGAGTTCGTCCGCCGGATCCGCGCCGAGCGCGAGGGCCGCAACCGCCTCGCCCCGATCCTGCTGGTCGCCGGCCACACGCCGTCGAGCTCGGTCCTGCGCGCCCGCGACTGCGGCGCGAGCTTCGTCGTGGCCAAGCCGATCACGCCGAAGGTGCTGTTCGACCGGATGCTCTGGCTCGTGCAGGACGAGCGCGAATTCGTCGAGTGCGACACCTACGTGGGCCCCGATCGGCGCCACAAGCACTTCGGCCCGCCGCCCGGGATGAAGGGCCGCCGTCAGGGCGACCTGTCCCCCGAGGTCGGCTTCCCCGCCGGCCCCGACCTGGCGCAATCGGAGATCGACGCCTTGCTCAATCCCAAAAAGGCCGTGGCCTGA
- a CDS encoding chemotaxis protein CheA, with protein sequence MDPMQEIRATFFQECEEQLAELETGLLAMQDGDGGEETVNAVFRAVHSVKGGAGAFGLDDLVRFAHVFETTLDELRAGRLAAGPEIVAALLRAADVLTDLVRAARDGGEVDPAHCDAVAAELSAFTGADVGAADDDDGMGDFDFQPVQIALPAEAPAPAAAAEPSGWTVRFKPRAELYKKANDTVLLLRELARLGEVEVELDQSDLPLLPHLDPEGAYLAWTVRLRGSAARDEVMEVFEFVESDCEVTVTAGTDGEAPEPDPDGAPAPDPELDIAALISKAQEAVEAEVGAPPAPEAAEAPKDAAPETAPAEPARPAEAKGAQAKPAGPANAASPTIRVDLERVDRLIDLVGELVINQAMMAQRVSEAGLIRDTNVAVALDELEQLTREIQDSVMAIRAQPVKSVFQRMPRLVREVASATGKQVRLVMEGEGTEVDKTVIERLTDPLTHMIRNAIDHGLEKPEARAAAGKPAEGVVRLSALHRSGRIVIEVADDGAGINRARVKAIAIEKGLIAPDAQLTDEEVDNLIFMPGFSTADSVSDISGRGVGMDVVKRSIQELGGRISITSRPGEGSTFILSLPLTLAVLDGMVVSAGGQTLVVPLSAIVETLQPRRGDVHPTTGGGRVISIRGAYVPLVDVGSALRYRPQQIEADQGVALLIEGEGGARSVLLVEAIQGQRQVVIKSLEANYRRVPGIAAATILGDGRVALILDVDTLVAASRNADTTRLLQAG encoded by the coding sequence ATGGACCCCATGCAGGAAATCCGCGCCACGTTCTTCCAGGAGTGCGAGGAACAGCTCGCCGAGCTGGAGACCGGCCTGCTCGCCATGCAGGACGGGGACGGCGGCGAGGAGACCGTCAACGCGGTCTTCCGCGCGGTGCACTCGGTGAAGGGCGGAGCCGGGGCGTTCGGTCTCGACGACCTAGTCCGCTTCGCCCACGTGTTCGAGACCACCCTGGACGAGCTGCGCGCCGGCCGCCTGGCGGCGGGACCCGAGATCGTGGCCGCCCTGCTGCGCGCCGCCGACGTGCTCACCGACCTAGTGCGCGCCGCCCGCGATGGCGGCGAGGTCGACCCGGCCCACTGCGACGCGGTGGCCGCCGAGCTGTCGGCGTTCACGGGCGCCGACGTGGGGGCCGCGGACGACGACGACGGCATGGGCGACTTCGACTTCCAGCCGGTCCAGATCGCGCTGCCCGCCGAGGCGCCCGCGCCGGCTGCGGCGGCCGAGCCCTCGGGCTGGACCGTGCGCTTCAAGCCGCGCGCCGAACTCTACAAGAAGGCCAACGACACCGTCCTGCTGCTGCGCGAGCTCGCGCGGCTGGGCGAGGTGGAGGTCGAGCTCGACCAGAGCGACCTGCCGCTGCTGCCGCACCTCGACCCCGAAGGCGCCTACCTGGCCTGGACCGTGCGCCTGCGCGGATCCGCCGCCCGGGACGAGGTCATGGAGGTGTTCGAGTTCGTCGAGAGCGACTGCGAGGTGACGGTCACGGCCGGAACCGACGGCGAGGCGCCGGAGCCGGATCCCGACGGCGCGCCGGCCCCGGACCCCGAGCTCGACATCGCCGCGCTGATCAGCAAGGCCCAGGAGGCCGTCGAAGCCGAGGTCGGCGCGCCGCCCGCGCCCGAGGCCGCCGAGGCTCCGAAGGACGCTGCGCCGGAGACCGCCCCGGCGGAGCCCGCCCGGCCGGCCGAGGCGAAGGGCGCCCAGGCCAAGCCGGCGGGCCCGGCCAACGCCGCCAGCCCCACCATTCGCGTGGACCTGGAGCGGGTGGACCGGCTCATCGACCTTGTCGGCGAGCTGGTGATCAACCAGGCGATGATGGCCCAGCGCGTCAGCGAGGCGGGCCTGATCCGCGACACCAACGTGGCCGTGGCTTTGGACGAGCTGGAGCAGCTCACCCGCGAGATCCAGGACAGCGTGATGGCCATCCGGGCCCAGCCGGTGAAGTCCGTCTTCCAGCGGATGCCGCGTCTCGTCCGCGAGGTGGCCAGCGCCACCGGCAAGCAGGTCCGGCTGGTGATGGAAGGCGAGGGCACCGAGGTCGACAAGACCGTCATCGAGCGCCTGACCGATCCGCTCACCCACATGATCCGCAACGCCATCGACCACGGGCTGGAGAAGCCCGAGGCCCGCGCGGCGGCCGGCAAGCCCGCCGAGGGCGTGGTGCGCCTGTCGGCCCTGCACCGCTCGGGCCGCATCGTGATCGAGGTCGCCGACGATGGCGCCGGCATCAACCGCGCGCGGGTGAAGGCGATCGCCATCGAAAAGGGCCTGATCGCTCCGGACGCCCAGCTCACCGACGAAGAGGTCGACAACCTGATCTTCATGCCAGGCTTCTCGACGGCCGACTCGGTCTCCGACATCTCGGGCCGCGGCGTCGGGATGGACGTGGTGAAGCGCTCGATCCAGGAGCTGGGCGGGCGCATCTCGATCACTTCCCGCCCGGGCGAAGGCTCCACCTTCATCCTCAGCCTGCCGCTGACCCTGGCCGTGCTCGACGGGATGGTGGTCTCGGCCGGCGGCCAGACCCTGGTCGTGCCGCTGAGCGCCATCGTCGAGACGCTGCAGCCGCGGCGCGGCGACGTGCACCCGACGACGGGCGGCGGCCGGGTGATCTCGATCCGCGGCGCCTACGTGCCGCTCGTGGACGTGGGCTCGGCCCTCCGCTACCGGCCCCAGCAGATCGAGGCCGACCAGGGCGTGGCCCTGCTGATCGAGGGCGAGGGCGGCGCCCGCTCGGTGCTGCTGGTCGAGGCCATCCAGGGCCAGCGCCAGGTCGTCATCAAGAGCCTGGAGGCGAACTACCGCCGCGTGCCGGGCATCGCCGCGGCCACCATCCTGGGCGACGGCCGCGTCGCCCTCATCCTCGACGTGGACACCCTCGTCGCAGCTTCCCGCAACGCCGACACGACTCGGCTCCTCCAGGCAGGATGA
- a CDS encoding STAS domain-containing protein, translating into MAGDDDNAPAALRLPPVLDLNAAAPLADELTGLRGRPVTLDGSAVQRLGAQCLQVLLSARATWEADGLGFGLSEPSAEMVAALELLGAPAEQTFPIPELSR; encoded by the coding sequence ATGGCCGGTGACGACGACAATGCGCCGGCCGCCCTGCGGCTGCCGCCCGTGCTGGATCTCAACGCCGCCGCGCCGCTCGCCGACGAGCTGACCGGACTGCGGGGCCGGCCGGTGACGCTGGACGGCTCGGCCGTCCAGCGGCTGGGCGCCCAGTGCCTGCAGGTGCTGCTCTCGGCCCGCGCGACCTGGGAGGCGGACGGCCTGGGCTTCGGCCTCAGCGAGCCGTCGGCCGAGATGGTGGCCGCGCTCGAGCTCCTCGGCGCGCCCGCCGAACAGACCTTCCCCATTCCGGAGCTCAGCCGATGA
- a CDS encoding response regulator: MSKTILTVDDSRTMRDMLRMALTDAGFNVLQAEDGEHGLEVLREGAPDVIVTDINMPRLDGYGFIAGVRASPVHRAIPILVLSTESSPEKKLRAREAGASGWIVKPFSPDKLVAAIRRVAA, from the coding sequence ATGAGCAAGACGATCCTGACCGTGGACGACTCCCGGACCATGCGCGACATGCTGCGGATGGCCCTGACCGACGCCGGCTTCAACGTCCTCCAGGCCGAGGACGGCGAGCACGGGCTGGAGGTGCTGCGCGAGGGCGCCCCCGACGTCATCGTCACCGACATCAACATGCCGCGACTGGACGGCTACGGCTTCATCGCCGGCGTGCGGGCGAGCCCGGTGCACCGGGCGATCCCGATCCTCGTGCTGTCCACCGAATCCTCGCCCGAGAAGAAGCTGCGGGCCCGCGAGGCCGGCGCCAGCGGCTGGATCGTGAAGCCGTTCAGCCCCGACAAGCTGGTCGCGGCGATCCGGCGCGTGGCCGCCTAG
- a CDS encoding chemotaxis protein CheW, producing MTDVANIAGARRELISFRIGAQEFCVDIMDVREIRGWTPATAIPEAPPFVRGVINLRGAVLPILDLGARLGLGAADPTARHVIIVAQVEKQVMGLLVDAVSDILTITDDMIQPTPEVGSDLARASVRGLLAIDGRMVSFISLTGLLPTDDLECAA from the coding sequence ATGACCGACGTCGCCAACATCGCCGGCGCCCGCCGCGAACTGATCTCGTTCCGCATCGGGGCGCAGGAATTCTGCGTGGACATCATGGACGTCCGCGAGATCCGCGGCTGGACCCCCGCCACCGCCATCCCCGAAGCGCCGCCCTTCGTGCGCGGCGTGATCAACCTTCGCGGCGCCGTGCTGCCGATCCTGGACCTGGGCGCGCGCCTGGGCCTGGGGGCGGCCGATCCCACCGCCCGGCACGTGATCATCGTCGCCCAGGTGGAGAAGCAGGTGATGGGCCTGCTCGTGGACGCGGTCTCCGACATCCTCACCATCACCGACGACATGATCCAGCCGACGCCCGAGGTGGGCTCGGACCTGGCGCGGGCCTCGGTCCGCGGCCTGCTGGCGATCGACGGGCGCATGGTGAGCTTCATCTCGCTCACCGGCCTGCTGCCGACGGATGACCTGGAGTGCGCCGCGTGA
- the gyrB gene encoding DNA topoisomerase (ATP-hydrolyzing) subunit B → MSEENETPENGNGGNGQGEYGAESIKVLKGLDAVRKRPGMYIGDTDDGSGLHHMVYEVVDNAIDEALAGHATKVEVILNADGSCTVTDDGRGIPTDIHEGEGVSAAEVIMTQLHAGGKFDQNSYKVSGGLHGVGVSVVNALSDFLKLKVFRGGMQHEMEFRRGDAVAPLAVTGKAPLRDNGEFLTGTHVTFLPSTATFRFIEFDLKTLEHRLRELAFLNSGVTIWLKDLRGAEPFEEVMHYEGGIEAFVRHLDKAKHPLMKEPIVVRGRKDTVEVDMALWWNDGYHENVLCFTNNIPQRDGGTHLAAFRSALTRIITNYAEQSGAAKREKVSVSGEDAREGLTCVLSVKVPDPKFSSQTKDKLVSSEVRPAVEGLVSEGLSTWFEEHPNEAKLIVQKITEAAAAREAARKARELTRRKSALDITSLPGKLADCQEKDPAKSELFLVEGDSAGGSAKQARNRENQAILPLRGKILNVERARFDKMLSSDQVGTLITALGAGIGRDDFDIEKLRYHKIVIMTDADVDGAHIRTLLLTFFYRQMPEVIDRGYLYIAQPPLYKATKGKSSRYLKDDAELEAYLVDEGTDGAMLELASGERLAGQDLLRLVNASRTARANIQRLSARAPAFAIEQAALAGLFGEGGDPAAAARRFDLYAEEGDGPWSGERGEGGGYVFSRVKRGVSERVVLDDVLLHAADARRIAERAKELAETFSGPATFTRKERTAVVRGPLDLVNAVMENGRRGLSIQRYKGLGEMNPEQLWETTLDADARTLLQVKVTHADDADDMFTRLMGDLVEPRREFIQENALDAEVDV, encoded by the coding sequence ATGAGCGAAGAGAACGAGACCCCAGAGAACGGGAACGGCGGCAACGGCCAGGGCGAGTATGGCGCGGAGTCCATCAAGGTCCTGAAGGGCCTGGACGCGGTGCGCAAGCGTCCGGGTATGTACATCGGCGACACCGACGACGGCTCGGGCCTGCACCACATGGTCTACGAGGTGGTGGACAACGCCATCGACGAGGCGCTCGCCGGCCACGCCACCAAGGTCGAGGTGATCCTGAACGCCGACGGCTCTTGCACCGTCACGGACGACGGCCGCGGCATCCCCACCGACATCCACGAGGGCGAGGGCGTCTCGGCGGCAGAGGTCATCATGACCCAGCTGCACGCCGGCGGTAAGTTCGACCAGAACAGCTACAAGGTCTCGGGCGGCCTGCACGGCGTGGGCGTGTCGGTGGTGAACGCGCTCTCCGACTTCCTGAAGCTGAAGGTCTTCCGCGGCGGGATGCAGCACGAGATGGAGTTCCGGCGCGGCGACGCGGTGGCTCCGCTGGCCGTCACCGGCAAGGCGCCGCTGCGCGACAACGGCGAGTTCCTGACCGGCACCCACGTCACCTTCCTGCCGTCGACCGCCACCTTCCGGTTCATCGAGTTCGACCTGAAGACCCTGGAGCACCGGCTGCGCGAGCTGGCGTTCCTGAACTCGGGCGTGACCATCTGGCTGAAGGACCTGCGCGGGGCCGAGCCCTTCGAGGAGGTCATGCACTACGAGGGCGGCATCGAGGCCTTCGTGCGCCACCTCGACAAGGCCAAGCATCCGCTGATGAAAGAGCCGATCGTCGTCCGCGGCCGCAAGGATACGGTCGAGGTCGACATGGCGCTCTGGTGGAACGACGGCTACCACGAGAACGTCCTCTGCTTCACGAACAACATCCCGCAGCGCGACGGCGGCACGCACCTGGCGGCGTTCCGCTCGGCCCTGACGCGGATCATCACCAACTACGCCGAGCAGTCCGGCGCGGCGAAGCGCGAGAAGGTCTCGGTCTCGGGCGAGGACGCGCGCGAAGGCCTGACCTGCGTGCTCTCGGTGAAGGTGCCCGACCCCAAGTTCTCCTCGCAGACCAAGGACAAGCTGGTTTCGTCCGAGGTGCGCCCGGCCGTCGAAGGCCTGGTCAGCGAGGGGCTCTCGACCTGGTTCGAGGAGCACCCCAACGAAGCCAAGCTGATCGTCCAGAAGATCACCGAGGCCGCCGCCGCCCGCGAGGCGGCCCGCAAGGCCCGCGAGCTCACCCGCCGCAAGTCGGCCCTCGACATCACCTCGCTGCCCGGCAAGCTCGCCGACTGCCAGGAGAAGGACCCGGCCAAGTCCGAGCTGTTCCTGGTGGAGGGCGACTCGGCCGGCGGCTCGGCCAAGCAGGCCCGCAACCGCGAGAACCAGGCCATCCTGCCGTTGCGCGGCAAGATCCTGAACGTCGAGCGTGCCCGGTTCGATAAGATGCTGTCGTCGGACCAGGTCGGCACGCTGATCACGGCGCTGGGCGCCGGCATCGGCCGCGACGACTTCGACATCGAGAAGCTGCGCTACCACAAGATCGTCATCATGACGGACGCCGACGTCGACGGCGCCCACATCCGGACCCTGCTGCTCACCTTCTTCTACCGGCAGATGCCCGAGGTGATCGATCGCGGCTACCTCTATATCGCCCAGCCGCCGCTCTATAAGGCGACCAAGGGCAAGTCCTCGCGCTACCTGAAGGACGACGCCGAGCTGGAGGCCTACCTCGTCGACGAGGGGACCGACGGCGCCATGCTGGAGCTGGCCTCGGGCGAGCGGCTGGCAGGTCAGGACCTGCTGCGGCTGGTGAACGCCTCGCGCACCGCCCGCGCCAACATCCAGCGCCTCTCGGCCCGCGCCCCGGCCTTCGCCATCGAGCAGGCGGCGCTGGCGGGCCTGTTCGGCGAGGGCGGCGATCCGGCCGCCGCGGCCAGGCGCTTCGACCTCTACGCCGAGGAGGGCGACGGCCCCTGGAGCGGCGAGAGGGGCGAAGGCGGCGGCTATGTCTTCAGCCGCGTCAAGCGCGGCGTCTCCGAGCGGGTCGTGCTGGACGACGTCCTGCTGCACGCCGCCGACGCACGCCGCATCGCCGAACGGGCCAAGGAGCTGGCCGAGACCTTCTCGGGCCCGGCCACTTTCACGCGCAAGGAGCGCACGGCCGTGGTGCGCGGGCCGCTCGACCTCGTGAACGCGGTCATGGAGAACGGCCGACGGGGGCTCTCCATCCAGCGCTACAAGGGCCTGGGCGAGATGAACCCCGAGCAGCTCTGGGAGACGACCCTCGACGCCGACGCGCGCACCCTGCTGCAGGTGAAGGTCACCCACGCCGACGACGCCGACGACATGTTCACCCGTCTGATGGGCGACCTCGTCGAGCCGCGCCGGGAGTTCATCCAGGAAAACGCCCTGGACGCCGAAGTGGACGTCTGA
- a CDS encoding protein-glutamate methylesterase/protein-glutamine glutaminase produces the protein MIRVLVVDDSATMRSLISAVLGKDPEIEVVGQAADPYEAREAIKALNPDVITLDVEMPNMNGIDFLEKIMRLRPMPVVMVSTLTTRGAEITLEALEIGAVDCVAKPSTGGLEGFRELPGKVKAAARARVRPLDRTAGAPAPARIAHEPDGRLIAIGSSTGGVEALIAILSRFPDNCPPTVITQHMPEGFTRSFAERLDRLCAPRVEEASDGALLDVGRVFVAPGGLNHLEVAGGTRLRCRVAPGEPVNGHRPSVDVLFSSVAKAVGPRAVGAILTGMGRDGARGLLEMRESGARTVGQDEASCVVYGMPKAAFELGAVERQAPLEKIASELLKAASPQIVENV, from the coding sequence ATGATACGGGTGCTGGTCGTCGACGACTCCGCCACCATGCGCAGCCTGATCTCGGCGGTGCTGGGCAAGGACCCCGAGATCGAGGTCGTGGGCCAGGCCGCCGACCCCTACGAGGCGCGCGAGGCCATCAAGGCCCTCAATCCCGACGTGATCACCCTGGACGTCGAGATGCCGAACATGAACGGCATCGACTTCCTCGAGAAGATCATGCGCCTGCGGCCGATGCCGGTGGTCATGGTCTCGACGCTCACGACGCGCGGGGCCGAGATCACCCTCGAGGCGCTCGAGATCGGCGCCGTGGACTGCGTCGCCAAGCCGTCCACCGGCGGCCTGGAGGGCTTCCGCGAACTGCCCGGCAAGGTGAAGGCCGCCGCCCGGGCCCGGGTGCGCCCGCTGGACCGCACGGCCGGCGCGCCGGCCCCGGCCCGCATCGCCCACGAGCCGGACGGGCGGCTGATCGCCATCGGCTCGTCCACGGGCGGCGTCGAGGCCCTGATCGCCATCCTGAGCCGCTTCCCCGACAACTGCCCGCCGACAGTCATCACCCAGCACATGCCGGAAGGCTTCACCCGCAGCTTCGCCGAGCGGCTCGACCGGCTCTGCGCGCCACGCGTGGAGGAGGCGAGCGACGGCGCGCTCCTAGACGTCGGTCGGGTGTTCGTGGCCCCCGGCGGGCTGAACCACCTCGAGGTGGCCGGCGGGACCCGCCTGCGCTGCCGCGTCGCCCCCGGCGAGCCGGTGAACGGCCACCGTCCGTCGGTGGACGTGCTCTTCTCGTCGGTGGCCAAGGCCGTCGGCCCCCGCGCCGTCGGCGCCATCCTGACCGGCATGGGCCGTGACGGCGCCAGGGGCCTGCTGGAGATGCGCGAGTCCGGCGCGCGCACCGTCGGCCAGGACGAGGCCTCGTGCGTCGTCTACGGCATGCCCAAGGCCGCTTTCGAACTCGGCGCCGTCGAGCGCCAGGCGCCGCTCGAGAAGATCGCTTCCGAGCTGCTCAAGGCGGCGTCCCCCCAGATCGTGGAGAATGTCTGA
- a CDS encoding CheR family methyltransferase, producing the protein MRRVTTAPPATSAKNGGRLVDGEFVFQAEDFQRIAAILHDEAGIALSESKATLVYSRLAKRLRSLGLESFRDYCALVAGAGGADERQQMIAALTTNVTRFFREPHHFEHLKTVVLPPLLQEAKRGGQVRIWSAGCSSGEEPYSIALTILSLLPEAAELDVRVLATDIDTHVLARAREGAYGSSSMLQIPGDLRSRWFRQQGDRWVVADPLRRLVTFNELNLMGDWPMRRTYQAIFCRNVVIYFEEATQARVFSRFVPLMAPGARLYLGHSERLVGEAAGRLQSEGVTIYRLKGAAR; encoded by the coding sequence GTGCGCCGCGTGACGACAGCGCCGCCCGCGACCTCCGCCAAGAACGGCGGGCGCCTGGTCGACGGGGAATTCGTGTTCCAGGCCGAGGACTTCCAGCGCATCGCCGCCATCCTGCACGACGAGGCGGGGATCGCGCTGTCGGAGTCCAAGGCCACGCTGGTCTACTCGCGGCTGGCCAAGCGGCTGCGCAGCCTGGGGCTGGAGAGCTTCCGGGACTATTGCGCGCTGGTCGCCGGCGCCGGCGGCGCCGACGAGCGCCAGCAGATGATCGCGGCCCTGACCACCAACGTCACCCGCTTCTTCCGCGAGCCGCACCACTTCGAACACCTGAAGACCGTGGTCCTGCCGCCGCTGCTGCAGGAGGCCAAGCGGGGCGGACAGGTGCGGATCTGGTCGGCCGGCTGCTCCAGCGGCGAGGAGCCCTACTCCATCGCACTCACCATCCTCTCGCTGCTGCCCGAGGCGGCGGAGCTGGACGTGCGCGTCCTGGCCACTGACATCGACACCCATGTCCTGGCCCGGGCCCGGGAAGGCGCCTACGGCTCCTCCAGCATGCTGCAGATCCCCGGCGACCTGCGCAGCCGCTGGTTCCGCCAGCAGGGCGACCGCTGGGTCGTGGCCGACCCCCTGCGCCGGCTGGTGACCTTCAACGAGCTGAACCTGATGGGCGACTGGCCGATGCGCCGGACCTATCAGGCGATCTTCTGCCGCAACGTGGTGATCTACTTCGAGGAGGCCACCCAGGCCCGGGTCTTCAGCCGGTTCGTACCGCTGATGGCGCCCGGCGCGCGGCTCTACCTCGGCCACTCGGAACGGCTGGTCGGCGAGGCCGCCGGCCGCCTCCAGAGCGAGGGCGTGACCATCTACCGTCTGAAGGGAGCGGCCCGATGA
- a CDS encoding response regulator: protein MPVAASMNVVVVDDQQTMRSLVRTGLQELGFREIKECADGEAGLRALLTSKVDLVISDYNMPKLDGLGLLRAIRGHEPIRGTPFIMLTGRADRELVQRAVQFGVNNYLVKPFTVATLKEKIEAVFGPIT from the coding sequence ATGCCCGTTGCGGCTTCCATGAACGTCGTCGTCGTCGACGACCAGCAGACCATGCGCTCGCTGGTCCGCACCGGCCTCCAGGAGCTCGGCTTCCGGGAGATCAAGGAGTGCGCCGACGGCGAGGCCGGCCTGCGCGCCCTGCTGACCAGCAAGGTCGACCTGGTGATCTCGGACTACAACATGCCCAAGCTGGATGGCCTGGGCCTGCTGCGGGCGATCCGGGGCCACGAGCCGATCCGCGGCACGCCCTTCATCATGCTGACCGGCCGCGCCGACCGCGAGCTGGTGCAGCGGGCCGTGCAGTTCGGGGTCAACAATTACCTCGTCAAGCCGTTCACGGTCGCGACGCTGAAGGAGAAGATCGAAGCGGTCTTCGGGCCGATCACGTGA